A region of Odocoileus virginianus isolate 20LAN1187 ecotype Illinois chromosome 11, Ovbor_1.2, whole genome shotgun sequence DNA encodes the following proteins:
- the LOC110128642 gene encoding cAMP-regulated phosphoprotein 19, with product MSAEVPEAASAEEQKEMEDKVTSPEKAEEAKLKARYPHLGQKPGGSDFLRKRLQKGQKYFDSGDYNMAKAKMKNKQLPTATPDKTEVTGDHIPTPQDLPQRKPSLVASKLAG from the coding sequence ATGTCTGCAGAAGTCCCCGAGGCAGCCTCCGCGGAGgagcagaaggaaatggaagataAAGTGACTAGTCCAGAGAAAGCTgaagaagcaaaattaaaagcaagGTATCCTCATCTGGGACAAAAGCCTGGAGGTTCCGATTTTTTAAGGAAACGATTGCAGAAAGGgcaaaaatattttgattctgGGGATTACAACATGGCTAAAGCAAAAATGAAGAACAAGCAACTTCCTACTGCAACCCCGGATAAGACAGAGGTCACTGGTGACCACATTCCCACTCCACAGGACCTTCCTCAACGGAAACCATCTCTTGTTGCTAGCAAACTGGCTGGCTGA